A region from the Oceanidesulfovibrio marinus genome encodes:
- the rnpA gene encoding ribonuclease P protein component: MLNLSQGLRIRKRPEYLVCYEEGRRFASRSFMVFARVCPCDEPGFRFGMAVSKKVGSAVRRNRVKRLIREFFRLRQVGIREGVAKLSAVAGAPVCLEFVCVVKRNARPAHMDLAVVDEELWPVVNKVVKTMGKRLGGDPAHRDVQGARRNQPSGN; encoded by the coding sequence CTGCTAAATCTTTCCCAAGGCCTGCGCATCCGTAAGCGGCCCGAGTACCTTGTCTGTTACGAGGAGGGCCGCCGCTTCGCATCACGGAGCTTCATGGTCTTTGCCCGCGTCTGCCCATGCGATGAGCCGGGATTCCGGTTCGGCATGGCCGTGAGCAAGAAAGTGGGCTCGGCGGTGCGCCGCAACCGGGTCAAGCGGTTGATCCGGGAGTTCTTCCGGTTGCGGCAAGTTGGTATCCGCGAGGGGGTCGCGAAGTTGTCTGCAGTTGCCGGAGCACCCGTCTGTCTGGAGTTCGTCTGCGTGGTCAAGCGCAACGCCAGGCCGGCGCATATGGATCTGGCGGTTGTGGATGAAGAGTTGTGGCCTGTGGTGAACAAAGTGGTCAAGACAATGGGCAAGCGCCTTGGCGGCGACCCGGCGCATCGGGACGTTCAAGGCGCACGCCGGAATCAGCCCTCCGGCAACTGA
- the jag gene encoding RNA-binding cell elongation regulator Jag/EloR, translating to MASDAKHFEGRSIDEAIDQACKHFDVDREALEVEILNDASGGIFGLVGGRKATVRAMLRDQSVELKLYVRDVLIKLIEPIAGHPSLEVSMEGPGKVLAVIDDEEQAGLLIGKEGVTLQALQYIANRILAKQWPEQVRLRLDAGDYRERQNESLREMALGLAEKAIAQNRSQSTRPLASYHRRVVHMALQDDAAVQTRSKGDGPMKRVIIQPAKSNGTDAGNGNGSKPEKTAQSEKAAKSGNGSKPGKSSKPGKAAKPPKNGNVAEAALETDDAVAADAANDAPAKEGSGKNGRSRSRGSRGGRSRSGRGRGRSRKPAATESTEQSPTENAPEQPMAADAPAEPAPMEAPSAPSPTATAPELSAEFVAPKQPEAPEPPVEPEAPKQSVAPEPPVEPKAPKQPEAPAPSNGQSDAE from the coding sequence ATGGCAAGCGATGCGAAGCATTTTGAAGGAAGATCAATAGACGAAGCCATAGACCAAGCATGCAAACATTTCGACGTCGACCGTGAAGCGCTCGAGGTCGAGATACTCAACGACGCCTCCGGCGGCATATTTGGCCTGGTAGGCGGCCGCAAGGCCACCGTACGGGCCATGCTCCGCGACCAGAGCGTGGAGCTGAAGCTCTATGTCCGCGATGTGCTGATCAAGCTCATCGAACCCATTGCCGGGCACCCCAGCCTCGAGGTCAGCATGGAAGGCCCGGGCAAGGTGCTCGCCGTCATCGACGACGAGGAGCAGGCCGGACTGCTCATCGGCAAGGAGGGCGTGACCCTCCAGGCGCTGCAGTACATCGCCAACCGCATCCTGGCCAAGCAATGGCCGGAGCAGGTTCGCCTGCGGCTGGACGCCGGCGACTACCGTGAGCGCCAGAACGAAAGCCTGCGCGAGATGGCCCTGGGCCTGGCCGAGAAGGCCATTGCCCAGAACCGCTCGCAGTCCACGCGGCCGCTCGCTTCGTACCACCGCCGCGTAGTGCACATGGCGTTGCAGGACGATGCCGCGGTGCAGACGCGCTCCAAAGGCGACGGCCCCATGAAGCGCGTCATCATCCAGCCTGCCAAGAGCAACGGCACAGACGCCGGCAACGGCAACGGCTCCAAGCCTGAGAAGACAGCCCAGTCCGAAAAGGCGGCCAAGTCGGGCAACGGTTCCAAACCCGGCAAGTCCTCCAAGCCCGGCAAGGCTGCAAAGCCCCCGAAGAACGGCAATGTCGCTGAAGCCGCTCTGGAAACGGATGATGCCGTCGCAGCCGATGCTGCCAACGACGCACCTGCCAAGGAAGGCTCCGGCAAGAACGGCCGGTCGCGTTCCCGTGGCTCTCGCGGCGGGCGTTCCCGCTCCGGCCGTGGACGTGGCCGCTCCAGAAAGCCAGCGGCAACGGAGTCGACGGAGCAGTCCCCGACGGAGAACGCTCCCGAGCAGCCCATGGCGGCTGACGCTCCTGCCGAGCCCGCACCGATGGAAGCTCCTTCTGCGCCATCGCCGACGGCAACCGCTCCCGAGCTGTCAGCCGAGTTCGTAGCGCCCAAACAACCTGAGGCACCTGAACCGCCTGTCGAGCCCGAAGCGCCGAAGCAGTCTGTTGCGCCCGAGCCGCCTGTCGAGCCGAAAGCGCCGAAACAGCCTGAGGCGCCCGCGCCGTCCAACGGGCAGTCGGACGCCGAGTAG
- a CDS encoding TRAP transporter substrate-binding protein encodes MQKKSCVAVILALVFSLGLALSAHAEPIVVKFSHVVAENTPKGKMANKFRDLVAEQMGDKVVVEVYPNSQLFNDNAVLEALLLGDVQLAAPALSKFQKYTDVLQLYDLPFLFKDMEAVECFQQGPFGKKMLKSMMDKGVLGLGYLHNGLKQLSANSPLRVPADAAGKKFRIMTSDVLAAQFEAVDAIPLKKPFSEVFTLLQTKAIDGQENTWSNIYSKKFYEVQPYITESNHGLLDYLVVTSAEFWNGLPEDVAAGLESALAEALEYGNAESFALSEEQKQMIIDSGRTEIIELTPEERALWVEAMKPVWDEFAPAIGQDNIDAAVACNK; translated from the coding sequence ATGCAGAAGAAATCGTGTGTCGCGGTCATTCTGGCCCTCGTCTTTAGCCTTGGCCTGGCGCTCAGCGCCCACGCAGAACCAATTGTCGTCAAGTTTTCCCATGTTGTGGCGGAGAACACCCCCAAGGGTAAAATGGCCAACAAATTCCGCGACCTTGTAGCCGAGCAAATGGGCGACAAGGTTGTGGTCGAGGTCTACCCCAACTCCCAGCTTTTCAATGACAACGCCGTTCTCGAGGCCCTGCTGCTGGGCGATGTGCAGCTCGCAGCCCCCGCGCTTTCCAAGTTCCAGAAGTACACCGATGTTCTTCAGCTTTACGACCTCCCCTTCCTGTTCAAAGACATGGAAGCCGTTGAGTGCTTCCAGCAAGGCCCCTTTGGCAAGAAGATGCTCAAGTCTATGATGGACAAGGGCGTCCTCGGCCTGGGCTATCTGCACAACGGTCTCAAGCAGCTTTCGGCCAACTCTCCCCTGCGCGTGCCTGCCGACGCCGCGGGCAAGAAGTTCCGCATCATGACCTCCGATGTGCTCGCCGCACAGTTCGAGGCCGTGGACGCCATTCCGCTGAAGAAGCCCTTTTCCGAGGTCTTCACCCTGCTGCAGACCAAGGCCATCGACGGCCAGGAGAACACCTGGTCCAACATCTACTCCAAGAAGTTCTACGAAGTTCAGCCCTACATCACCGAGTCCAACCACGGCCTGCTCGACTACCTGGTCGTGACCAGCGCGGAGTTCTGGAACGGCCTGCCCGAAGACGTGGCCGCCGGCCTGGAATCCGCCCTGGCCGAGGCCCTGGAGTACGGAAACGCCGAGTCCTTCGCGCTTTCCGAAGAGCAGAAGCAGATGATCATCGACTCCGGCCGCACCGAGATCATCGAGCTGACGCCTGAAGAGCGCGCCCTGTGGGTCGAGGCCATGAAGCCGGTGTGGGACGAGTTCGCCCCTGCCATCGGCCAGGACAACATCGACGCCGCCGTGGCCTGCAACAAATAA
- the cbiB gene encoding adenosylcobinamide-phosphate synthase CbiB, with protein sequence MDLNHTFIHFVPVLALVLDILIGDPRWLPHPVVGLGRLAAWWERLARRMPASGTNAGAFLAGALGMVLLAGGAGWAAWRLSGLGYAGPLLALYLSWSGLALGGLLREAHAAFRAVETGSIGEGRAAVAMLVSRDTTALDAPSLRKALAETLAENLNDGLVAPFFYLVLLGPGGLWAYKAVSTLDSMWGYRTPEYAWFGKAAARMDDVLAFIPARLTALGMVLAAALAGPVGPSFGRIARIVRGVRRDARKTSSPNAGWPMAAAAWIFGATMGGDAIYFGAWVPKPVLGPAEGHVELSAEGPGKEWTRERFVGLLRLCFMAGVGTCLAMYLAGMLIRGEI encoded by the coding sequence ATGGACCTCAACCACACCTTCATCCACTTCGTCCCGGTTCTGGCTCTGGTGCTGGACATTCTGATTGGTGATCCGCGCTGGCTGCCGCATCCGGTGGTCGGACTGGGCCGTCTTGCCGCGTGGTGGGAGCGCCTTGCGCGGCGCATGCCCGCATCGGGTACCAACGCTGGCGCTTTCCTGGCCGGAGCGCTGGGCATGGTTCTGCTGGCCGGCGGCGCCGGATGGGCTGCGTGGCGGCTCTCCGGCCTGGGCTACGCCGGGCCGCTCCTCGCCCTCTACCTGTCGTGGTCCGGCCTGGCCCTGGGCGGCCTGCTGCGGGAGGCCCACGCCGCCTTCCGCGCGGTGGAGACCGGCTCCATCGGCGAAGGCCGCGCCGCCGTGGCCATGCTGGTCAGCCGGGACACCACGGCCTTGGACGCCCCGTCGCTGCGCAAGGCCCTGGCCGAGACCCTGGCCGAGAACCTCAACGACGGGCTCGTGGCGCCGTTCTTCTATCTCGTGCTGCTGGGGCCGGGCGGGCTGTGGGCGTACAAGGCCGTTTCCACACTGGACTCCATGTGGGGTTACCGCACGCCGGAGTACGCGTGGTTCGGCAAGGCGGCGGCGCGCATGGACGACGTACTGGCGTTCATCCCGGCGCGGCTCACGGCGCTGGGCATGGTGCTGGCCGCCGCGTTGGCAGGGCCTGTCGGGCCGAGCTTTGGGCGCATTGCCAGGATAGTGCGCGGTGTGCGGCGCGATGCCCGGAAAACCTCCAGCCCCAATGCCGGCTGGCCCATGGCCGCCGCGGCGTGGATTTTCGGCGCGACCATGGGCGGCGACGCGATCTACTTCGGGGCGTGGGTGCCGAAGCCGGTGCTGGGTCCGGCCGAAGGGCATGTGGAACTATCCGCAGAAGGGCCGGGCAAGGAATGGACGCGCGAACGGTTCGTCGGTCTCCTGCGGCTCTGCTTTATGGCCGGGGTGGGAACGTGTCTGGCGATGTATCTGGCCGGGATGCTGATCCGCGGCGAAATCTAG
- the rpmH gene encoding 50S ribosomal protein L34: protein MSKRPYQPSKIRRKRTHGFLVRSRTKSGRAVLRRRRAKGRKRLAC from the coding sequence ATGTCGAAGCGTCCTTATCAGCCGAGCAAGATCAGAAGAAAGCGTACCCACGGCTTTCTCGTCCGTTCCCGCACCAAGTCCGGCAGGGCCGTTCTGCGCCGCCGCCGTGCCAAGGGGCGTAAGAGGCTGGCCTGCTAA
- the mnmE gene encoding tRNA uridine-5-carboxymethylaminomethyl(34) synthesis GTPase MnmE: MSRTHGHDLSRDTIAAVATPPGVGGVGVVRLSGPSAAACALRVFQPSAAGFFGFSPRYMHHGRILAPSVDAPDARIVDEVLAVHFPAPNSFTGEDVVEIHGHGGPLVVAEVLRSVLSAGNDLDVREARPGEFSKRAFLNGKMDLVQAEAVAEAVAADSPAGLALAQTRLAGGLGHRVADLRDKLEALRIQLCIAVDFPDEDVECLPPDALTRDVCELIDSLQALAGAASRRRVWEEGGLVVLAGRVNAGKSSLLNTIAGSNRAIVTDRAGTTRDYLEERLLLDGLPVTLVDTAGLRADGELLTGELDPIEAEGVCRSRSLAARADLLVLVLDGARQEPLAEPERELLAHLDASGVLIALNKVDTWARYESTTPRSPLSRLADTLQSLGLGSLEIIPLSAAQGVGVDDLTRAIRRRLAGGDTPPRPGELAPNLRQARAMHRAAEELDGLLQDLDAGIPYDVLGVRLETASHALAEITGAIASHDVLNAIFDSFCIGK; this comes from the coding sequence ATGAGCCGGACACATGGTCATGACCTCAGCCGCGATACCATAGCCGCCGTGGCCACGCCGCCGGGCGTGGGCGGCGTCGGTGTCGTGCGGCTTTCCGGGCCATCGGCTGCGGCGTGCGCGTTGCGCGTCTTCCAGCCGTCCGCCGCCGGCTTTTTCGGCTTTTCCCCCCGATACATGCACCATGGCCGCATCCTTGCGCCTTCGGTTGATGCGCCGGACGCGCGGATCGTGGACGAGGTGCTCGCCGTCCATTTCCCCGCGCCCAACTCCTTTACCGGCGAGGATGTCGTGGAGATCCACGGCCACGGCGGTCCCCTCGTGGTTGCCGAGGTGCTGCGGTCCGTGCTGTCTGCCGGGAACGACTTGGACGTGCGCGAGGCGCGGCCCGGCGAGTTCTCCAAGCGCGCCTTTCTCAACGGCAAGATGGATCTTGTGCAGGCTGAGGCCGTGGCTGAAGCCGTGGCCGCCGACTCTCCGGCTGGTCTGGCCCTGGCGCAGACGCGTCTTGCCGGCGGTCTGGGCCACCGCGTGGCTGACCTGCGCGACAAACTCGAAGCGCTGCGCATTCAGCTCTGTATTGCCGTGGACTTTCCGGACGAAGACGTGGAATGCCTGCCGCCGGACGCCCTGACCCGGGACGTGTGTGAGCTCATCGACTCGCTTCAGGCCCTGGCCGGTGCGGCCTCGCGCCGTCGCGTCTGGGAGGAAGGGGGCCTCGTGGTGCTCGCCGGCCGGGTCAATGCCGGCAAGTCCAGCCTGCTCAACACCATAGCCGGCTCGAACCGCGCCATCGTCACTGACCGCGCAGGCACCACCCGCGACTATCTGGAAGAGCGCCTGCTGCTGGACGGCCTGCCCGTCACTCTGGTGGACACGGCCGGTCTGCGCGCCGACGGCGAGCTGCTTACCGGCGAGCTCGACCCGATCGAGGCGGAAGGCGTGTGCCGCAGCCGGAGCCTGGCCGCCCGCGCCGACCTCCTCGTGCTCGTGCTCGACGGCGCCCGCCAGGAGCCCCTTGCCGAGCCGGAGCGCGAGCTCCTTGCCCACCTCGACGCCTCGGGCGTGCTCATCGCCCTGAACAAGGTCGACACCTGGGCGCGGTATGAATCGACCACCCCCCGAAGCCCTCTCTCCCGCCTCGCCGACACGCTCCAATCGCTCGGGCTGGGCTCCCTGGAGATCATTCCCCTTTCCGCCGCACAGGGCGTTGGCGTGGATGACCTCACCCGCGCCATCCGCCGCCGTCTTGCCGGTGGCGACACCCCGCCGCGACCCGGCGAGCTGGCCCCCAACCTGCGCCAAGCTCGCGCCATGCACCGCGCCGCCGAGGAGCTCGACGGGCTGCTCCAGGACCTCGACGCCGGCATCCCCTACGACGTTCTCGGCGTGCGGCTCGAAACCGCCAGCCACGCCCTGGCCGAGATCACCGGGGCCATCGCCAGCCACGACGTGCTCAACGCCATCTTCGACTCCTTCTGCATCGGCAAGTAA
- a CDS encoding TRAP transporter small permease yields the protein MNELEEGIISLLLASMTLLVFVEVVLRFGFNTGLLWAQELTLLLSAWMVLFGVSYGVKVGSHIGVDAVVRLLPPKTKRIVSAIACVLALIYCGLFLKGSYVYLAKMHLIGIELEDIPIPKWVGHSILIFGFLLLAFRILELLWRIIQGKAEGFSLHDEARDARGMYEGKRMEDDAENGEAANP from the coding sequence ATGAACGAGCTGGAGGAGGGGATCATTTCCCTCCTCCTTGCTTCCATGACCCTGCTCGTCTTCGTGGAGGTTGTCCTGCGGTTCGGCTTCAACACGGGCCTGCTCTGGGCCCAGGAGCTCACACTGCTGCTCTCTGCGTGGATGGTCTTGTTCGGCGTCTCCTACGGCGTCAAGGTCGGCTCCCACATCGGGGTGGACGCGGTCGTACGCCTGCTGCCGCCAAAGACGAAACGCATCGTCAGCGCGATAGCATGCGTCCTCGCCCTGATTTACTGCGGTCTGTTTCTTAAAGGCTCCTATGTTTACTTAGCGAAGATGCACTTGATCGGCATCGAGCTGGAGGACATTCCCATTCCCAAATGGGTTGGCCACTCGATTCTGATCTTCGGATTCCTGCTGCTTGCGTTCCGCATCCTGGAGCTCTTGTGGCGCATCATCCAGGGCAAGGCCGAAGGCTTCTCGCTGCATGACGAAGCCCGTGACGCCCGCGGCATGTACGAAGGCAAGCGCATGGAGGATGATGCAGAGAACGGGGAGGCGGCAAACCCATGA
- a CDS encoding YkgJ family cysteine cluster protein, producing the protein MDRPEPPETPHVCARCARCCVITPEEKPLVFPLFPLEIERLNRCAEELGIGPSWLEHEPNTPEFLSAMLTLFPDNQDAVRTYFPISETHPRLGVLDDGRCVFLGDAGCMLSQDDRPAHCLLFPLWVARGRIRPLDAQCLAIQGARRLSDILEVLNLTEESLYAAHANLCRAWGL; encoded by the coding sequence ATGGATCGCCCCGAGCCGCCAGAAACACCCCATGTGTGCGCGCGTTGCGCCCGCTGCTGCGTTATCACGCCAGAGGAAAAGCCCCTGGTCTTTCCTCTGTTTCCTCTGGAGATCGAACGCCTGAACCGCTGCGCCGAAGAGCTCGGGATCGGTCCGTCCTGGCTGGAGCACGAGCCCAACACGCCGGAGTTTCTGAGCGCCATGCTCACATTATTTCCGGACAACCAGGATGCGGTGCGGACATACTTTCCTATAAGTGAAACCCATCCCCGCCTGGGGGTTTTGGATGACGGCCGCTGCGTTTTCCTTGGCGACGCAGGTTGCATGCTATCCCAGGACGATCGGCCCGCCCACTGCCTGCTCTTCCCGCTGTGGGTGGCGCGGGGCCGCATCCGCCCTCTGGACGCGCAGTGCCTGGCCATCCAGGGCGCGCGTCGCCTCTCCGATATCCTTGAAGTTCTGAATCTTACGGAAGAATCCCTGTATGCGGCGCATGCGAACCTGTGCCGCGCATGGGGTCTTTAA
- the yidD gene encoding membrane protein insertion efficiency factor YidD — MRRLLLLLVRGYQLGISPLKPPTCRFVPTCSEYACEAMSVHGACKGTLLSLWRILRCNPFCKGGYDPVPPKKVSPAPHPAEGGPPR, encoded by the coding sequence ATGCGACGCCTCCTCCTGCTCCTCGTGCGCGGCTATCAGCTGGGCATCTCCCCGCTCAAGCCGCCGACGTGCCGGTTCGTGCCCACGTGCTCGGAGTACGCCTGCGAAGCCATGAGCGTACACGGCGCATGCAAGGGGACGTTGCTTTCCCTCTGGCGCATTCTGCGCTGCAATCCGTTCTGCAAAGGAGGCTACGACCCCGTGCCTCCAAAAAAAGTCTCCCCGGCCCCACATCCGGCCGAGGGCGGACCCCCACGTTGA
- a CDS encoding TRAP transporter large permease → MTTAVLFSLLFLLLATGMPIAIGLGLASISTILLFSPDSLASIALKLFESLSEHYTLLAIPFFILSSQFLSTGGVANRLIKFAIDCVGYIRGGLAMASVLACMLFAAVSGSSPATVAAIGSIVIAGMVRAGYPEKMAAGVIANAGTLGILIPPSIVMLVYAAATEESAARLFMAGFIPGLLMGTMLMVAIYIMARIKKLPAQPFPGFLALLQSGFSALGGLLLIVIVLGSIYGGIASPTEAAAVSAVYAFIIAVFGYRDMGPMKNIPWRKKGENFVAMVVRNIYEIVLALPKSINHPEVRKTVLDASRVSIMLLFIIANAMLFAHVLTTERIPHHIAEMITGWGLPAWGFLVVVNIVLLIAGNFMEPSAILLIMAPILFPIAVKLGIDPIHLGVIMVVNMEIGMITPPVGLNLFVTAGITGRDIGWVVRAALPWLCILLLFLIMITYIPKISLFLPEYIDHLKGY, encoded by the coding sequence ATGACAACCGCCGTGCTGTTCTCCCTTCTCTTTCTGTTGTTGGCCACGGGCATGCCCATCGCCATCGGCCTGGGCCTGGCGAGCATCAGCACCATCCTGCTGTTCTCGCCGGATTCGCTCGCATCCATCGCCCTGAAGCTGTTCGAGTCGCTCTCCGAGCACTACACCCTTCTGGCGATTCCGTTCTTCATCCTCTCATCGCAGTTCCTCTCCACCGGCGGCGTGGCGAACCGGCTCATCAAGTTCGCCATCGATTGCGTCGGCTACATCCGCGGCGGCCTGGCCATGGCCTCGGTCCTGGCCTGCATGCTCTTTGCCGCGGTTTCCGGATCATCACCGGCCACGGTGGCGGCCATCGGCTCCATCGTCATCGCCGGCATGGTCCGGGCGGGATACCCCGAGAAAATGGCCGCCGGCGTTATTGCCAACGCGGGCACCCTCGGCATCCTCATCCCGCCGTCCATCGTCATGCTCGTGTACGCGGCCGCTACCGAAGAATCGGCCGCCCGGCTCTTCATGGCCGGCTTCATCCCCGGTCTGCTCATGGGCACCATGCTCATGGTCGCCATCTACATCATGGCGCGGATCAAAAAACTGCCGGCGCAGCCCTTCCCCGGTTTCCTGGCGCTGCTGCAATCCGGCTTCTCGGCGCTGGGCGGCCTGCTGCTCATCGTCATCGTCCTTGGCTCCATCTATGGCGGCATTGCCAGCCCCACGGAAGCGGCAGCCGTTTCCGCCGTCTACGCCTTCATCATCGCCGTGTTCGGCTACCGCGACATGGGCCCGATGAAGAACATTCCGTGGCGCAAAAAAGGTGAGAACTTTGTCGCCATGGTAGTCCGGAACATCTACGAGATAGTCCTGGCGCTGCCCAAGTCCATCAACCATCCCGAGGTCCGCAAAACCGTGCTGGACGCCTCGCGCGTGTCCATCATGCTGCTGTTCATCATCGCCAACGCCATGCTTTTCGCCCACGTGCTCACCACCGAGCGCATTCCGCACCACATCGCGGAGATGATTACGGGATGGGGCCTGCCCGCCTGGGGCTTCCTCGTCGTGGTCAACATCGTGCTGCTCATCGCGGGCAACTTCATGGAACCCTCGGCGATCCTGCTCATCATGGCGCCCATCCTCTTCCCCATCGCCGTCAAGCTGGGGATCGATCCCATCCACCTGGGCGTCATCATGGTCGTGAACATGGAAATCGGCATGATCACACCGCCCGTGGGCCTCAACCTCTTCGTCACCGCAGGCATCACAGGACGCGACATCGGATGGGTCGTGCGCGCAGCCCTGCCATGGCTGTGCATCCTGCTCCTGTTCCTCATCATGATCACCTACATCCCGAAGATATCCCTCTTCCTGCCCGAGTACATCGACCACCTGAAAGGCTACTGA
- the yidC gene encoding membrane protein insertase YidC, which produces MDNKRVIVAVVLSMLVLIGWNFIFPPQPTQQVVSTQGNASQQAAPANTTETARQTAAASADIEAQPITVVKGEEVTVKTPLYTAVFNSAGGILEQFTLHKYKETIEPDSPDVDLIGSAVVKGPMGLLLNRKSTWAIGSWGSATDINGKPVKSLDVSGENTTQIVFTGEVDGIRIKRVFTFDAATYLVREQVHLVNTGDQPVGGNLRFTLASSSLTKAEDRYNRTRVAALTPSGLEQEHDVDDLETEGVIIDNNVIWAGIESNYFLLAVTPKESDNPGQDVGYVAKVDDSVYRVALERRLGNLEPGSETLVDANYYFGPKDEQVMKGTPNQMAKAITFGWFDIIAKPLLVALNLFYKFVGNYGVAIILLTIVIKILFWPLSHKSYKSMNQMKKLQPMMAKIREKYKDDKQKMQQEMMGLYKTYKVNPAGGCLPMVLQIPVFIGLYEALLNSIQLRHAPFITHVPFTNIIWLADLSAKDPFYVTPIIMGLTMFLQQKMTPQPGDPTQAKVMMFMPLIFTFIFLNFPAGLVAYWLTNNVISIIQQRWMLKKA; this is translated from the coding sequence ATGGATAATAAACGCGTCATCGTCGCCGTGGTCCTCTCCATGCTGGTGCTTATCGGCTGGAACTTCATCTTCCCGCCGCAGCCCACACAACAAGTGGTGTCCACGCAGGGCAACGCCTCCCAGCAGGCGGCTCCTGCCAATACCACGGAAACTGCACGGCAGACGGCTGCCGCATCCGCGGATATCGAAGCCCAACCGATCACCGTCGTGAAGGGCGAGGAAGTCACTGTCAAGACGCCCCTCTACACGGCTGTGTTCAACTCGGCCGGCGGCATTCTCGAGCAGTTCACGCTGCACAAGTACAAGGAAACCATCGAGCCCGATTCGCCGGACGTGGACCTTATCGGTTCCGCCGTTGTGAAGGGCCCCATGGGCCTGTTGCTGAACCGTAAGTCCACCTGGGCCATCGGTTCCTGGGGCTCGGCCACCGATATCAACGGAAAACCTGTGAAGTCTCTGGATGTTTCCGGAGAGAACACCACGCAGATCGTCTTCACCGGCGAGGTGGACGGGATTCGAATCAAGCGTGTGTTCACCTTTGATGCGGCTACCTACCTGGTGCGCGAACAGGTCCACCTGGTCAACACCGGCGACCAGCCCGTGGGCGGCAACCTGCGTTTCACCCTGGCCTCTTCCAGCCTGACCAAGGCGGAAGACCGCTACAACAGAACCCGAGTCGCCGCGCTCACTCCTTCCGGCCTGGAGCAGGAGCACGACGTGGACGACCTGGAGACCGAAGGCGTCATCATCGACAACAACGTGATCTGGGCCGGCATCGAGTCCAACTACTTCCTGCTGGCAGTGACTCCCAAGGAGTCCGACAACCCGGGCCAGGACGTCGGGTATGTCGCCAAGGTCGATGACTCGGTCTACCGCGTGGCGCTGGAGCGGCGTCTCGGCAATCTCGAGCCGGGCAGCGAAACCCTGGTGGACGCCAACTACTATTTTGGTCCCAAGGACGAGCAGGTCATGAAGGGCACGCCGAACCAGATGGCCAAGGCCATCACCTTCGGCTGGTTCGACATCATCGCCAAGCCGCTGCTTGTCGCCCTGAACCTCTTCTACAAGTTCGTGGGCAACTACGGCGTGGCCATCATCCTCCTCACCATCGTCATCAAGATTCTCTTCTGGCCGCTCTCGCACAAGAGCTACAAGTCCATGAACCAGATGAAGAAGCTCCAGCCGATGATGGCCAAGATTCGCGAGAAGTACAAAGACGACAAGCAGAAGATGCAGCAGGAGATGATGGGCCTGTACAAAACGTACAAGGTCAACCCCGCCGGCGGTTGTCTGCCCATGGTTCTGCAGATCCCGGTGTTCATCGGGCTGTACGAGGCCTTGCTCAACTCCATTCAACTCAGGCACGCTCCGTTCATCACCCACGTGCCGTTCACGAACATCATCTGGCTCGCCGACCTTTCCGCCAAGGACCCCTTCTATGTGACGCCCATCATCATGGGTCTCACCATGTTCTTGCAACAAAAGATGACGCCTCAGCCAGGAGACCCGACCCAGGCCAAGGTCATGATGTTCATGCCCTTGATCTTCACCTTCATCTTCCTCAACTTCCCTGCGGGTCTCGTGGCATACTGGCTGACGAACAACGTTATCTCCATTATTCAGCAGCGCTGGATGCTCAAAAAAGCGTAA